A single Saccharolobus shibatae B12 DNA region contains:
- a CDS encoding 30S ribosomal protein S13, producing MSQQFKYVVRIFGQDVDGTMKLPYALAMVKGIGYNTAKAMIRKLGMDPNARLGELSDADIKKVESVISDHTIKGLPSWLYNRRKDYESGLDLHLVTSDLIFYVRNDIEREKKSRSWRGVRHSLGLKVRGQRTRTTGRTGMTIGVARKKAAQPQAQQSSSQQQQKSS from the coding sequence ATGAGTCAACAGTTTAAGTACGTTGTTAGAATTTTTGGACAAGATGTAGATGGAACTATGAAACTACCTTACGCCTTAGCAATGGTAAAAGGAATTGGTTATAATACTGCTAAAGCAATGATACGAAAACTAGGGATGGATCCAAACGCGAGATTAGGTGAATTATCCGATGCTGATATAAAGAAAGTTGAGTCTGTAATAAGTGATCATACAATTAAAGGTTTACCTAGTTGGTTATATAATAGGCGTAAAGACTATGAGAGTGGCTTAGATCTTCATTTAGTTACTTCTGATCTAATCTTTTACGTAAGAAATGATATAGAAAGAGAGAAGAAGAGTAGGAGTTGGAGAGGAGTTAGGCATTCATTGGGCTTAAAGGTTAGAGGACAAAGAACAAGGACTACGGGAAGAACTGGTATGACTATAGGTGTAGCTAGAAAGAAAGCCGCACAACCCCAGGCTCAACAATCTTCTTCCCAACAACAACAGAAATCCTCTTAA
- a CDS encoding 30S ribosomal protein S4 has translation MGDPKKSRKKWESPGHPWIKERIGYEQELLGKYGLRNKREIWIAQSIIRKFRHQARSLLALPPAERAVREKQLVGKLLKMGLLKRETATVDDILSLTEQDLLERRLQTIVYKKGLANTTYQARQLITHGHIAVNGKRVTSPGYIVNVDEENLIDYYVTSSFKSRPPVMAQQEGGEVGVKQA, from the coding sequence ATGGGAGATCCGAAAAAAAGTAGGAAAAAATGGGAAAGTCCAGGTCATCCATGGATAAAAGAAAGAATAGGTTATGAGCAAGAACTGTTAGGAAAATACGGTCTAAGAAACAAAAGGGAAATCTGGATAGCACAGTCAATAATTAGAAAGTTTAGACACCAAGCAAGATCATTATTAGCATTGCCACCCGCAGAAAGGGCCGTCAGGGAGAAACAATTAGTCGGGAAGTTACTGAAGATGGGTTTGTTAAAGAGGGAAACTGCAACTGTAGATGATATTCTAAGTTTAACCGAGCAAGATCTATTGGAGAGAAGATTGCAAACTATAGTGTATAAGAAAGGATTAGCAAATACAACATATCAAGCTAGGCAATTAATAACTCATGGGCACATTGCGGTCAATGGTAAAAGAGTCACGTCTCCAGGTTATATTGTTAATGTAGATGAGGAAAATCTAATCGATTATTACGTTACTTCCTCATTTAAATCAAGACCACCAGTTATGGCACAACAAGAAGGAGGTGAAGTAGGTGTCAAGCAGGCGTGA